The following nucleotide sequence is from Dehalococcoidia bacterium.
GGGCAGAGCCCTTCTGCTGATTCGCGTGGAAAGAAGAAAGGCCCCGTGGAACGTCGAAACGTTCTCAGCGGGGCCTTTGTAATTCCGTCAGGGTGTGACTGACGTGACCTGGCTACTATGCCTGATCGATAGTTAGTCCGCCGTCACAGGTACCCTGGCGTCTGCCTGGTCGTGGGCCCAGCGCAGGAGCTCTTCGGTCTCGTCCCACCCGATGCAGGCATCAGTGACCGAGACGCCGTACTGAAGAGAGTCCCTATCGCCGTTCAGCTTCTGGGCGCCGGGGTTGAGGTTTGACTCTAACATGCAGCCGATGATGGCATCGTTTCCGCTCGCGCGCTGTCCCACCACGTCCTTGAAGGCGATCTGCTGTCGCTCGTGGTCCTTGTTGGAATTGCCGTGAGAGCAGTCGACGAGCAGTTCGGAGCGGACCTGCGCCGAACTGAGCAACCTGTGGGCATCTGCGATGGATTCTGCGCCGAAGTTCGGCCCTTCACGCCCGCCACGGAGCACAAGGTGTCCGTCGGGATTTCCGCGAGTGTGGACGACGGCGGTCTGGCCGTCGTGGTCAATCCCGAGAAATGCGTGCGATGACTTCGCGGAGATCATCGCGTCCACTGCGACCTGTGCGCTTCCGTCCGTGCCGTTCTTGAACCCGACAGGCATGGAGAGGCCGCTCGCCATCTGCCTGTGCGTCTGGCTCTCAGTTGTCCTCGCGCCTATCGTGGACCAGCAGACCAAGTCTGCAAGGTACTGCGGCACTATAGGGTCCAGGAACTCGGTGCCTGTGTAGACGCCCATTTCGGTGATCGAATGCATCATCCGACGGGCTGTTCGCAGACCCTCGTCGATGTCGAACGTATCGTTGAGATGCGGATCGTAGATCAGTCCCTTCCAACCCACTGTCGTACGAGGCTTCTCGAAGTACACCCTCATCACGATCAACAGGCGATCAGCAAGCTCTTCTCGCAGCTTGAGAAGTCGCCCCGCATACTCTACGGCGGCTACCTCGTCGTGAATCGAGCACGGCCCGACGACCATCATCATTCGGCTGTCGTCTCCGCGTAGTATGGCCCTGATCTGCTCGCGGCCCTCCAGCACTGTTTGCTCTGCAGCGGGGCTGACTGGAAGCTCCTTGACGAGGTCGACTGGGCTGATCAGTTGGTCTGTGCTCACGACATTAACATCCCTGGTAGGTGACTCTTGCATCGGCCTGATTTCCTCCTGCTACTCTTAGCTGCGAAATACTTCAGACAATCAAAGACCCCAGTCGCTGTCGACTGGGGTCTTATTGTCTGTCTTTGCCTTCTTCAGGCTCTGGACGTTACGACTCAGTCGGCAGCGTGTGTGCCGCTAAAATAAGCGTAGGTCGAGAAATAGAAGCTGGTGGTTGCGAATTTCATCACGAACTGTACGGTACCAACTTCCCGGAGCGAGTGTCAATAGTTACCGGGAGAAGGTTCTCTCTATGGTTGCATTCAAGGAAGCCGTGGCATGGCAGGACTTCGTACTTCCTCAGATGGCGACGTACCCACGCCGTGACCTTCCCATGCAACAGACCTAAAAGCTGGTAAACTGACACGGCCTGAAAACAACCATGGACTAGCCTATAACATGCCTCTGATCGGATTCGTCTATAACGCGCTGGTCGCAGAAGCGCCTTGCCTCATAGACTCGCTAATCGCCAGCCTCGACCTTCGCGCCCAATCGTGGGTGTCGTCGGCCTTCGAGGTCGGTGAACGCTCCGACCTGTTACCAGAGACGTCACTGGTCGTCGTTGCCGGTGGCGACGGCACGATTCTTCGCACCGTCCACGCCATCGCAGAGCACTCTGTCCCCATCGTGGGAGTCAACATGGGCAGGGTCGGCTTCATGAGCGAGCTGCGCGTAGAAGATGCTGCCGAACGTCTTCCTGCCTACCTCAACGGGGACATACGTGTCGAACGCCGGATGATGCTGCGCGCCACGGTGACCGACGACAGCGGCCAACTGCATCTCCTTGCAGACGCGCTCAACGACGTCGTTATCGGGCGCGGGGGCGTCGCCAGGCTGCTGGATATTGAAACAGTAGTGGACAGGCAGTTTCTTACCTCTTATCGAGCAGACGCGGTTATTCTGTCTACTCCGACCGGAAGCACGGGCTACGCGCTCTCAGCGGGCGGGCCGATCTTCTTCCCGGAGGCGGAGATGATGATGCTCCAGCCGGTCGCGCCGCACACGGGCCTGCGCGACGGCCTGGTGCTGCCCCACGACACCGAGGTGACGCTGTCTGCGACAGATGGACAGCACGCTTCGCTGAGCGTCGACGGTATGGAGGACGTGGAACTTTTGCCGGACTTCAAGGTGACGATCAGGCGCAGTCCGTACACGGCGCGCTTCCTTCGCTCGCAGCCCAGGACAGCGTTCTACAACCAGCTCACGCGTCGACTGGGACTGGTCTACAACCTCACTTCACCCCACTGAACCTGACCTCATACGGAGAGCACATGGTGCAACAGCCACAGCCAATCAACCAGGAGACGGTGTTCAGCGGCCGGATTATCGAGGCCAGGGTCGACACCGTCCTGATGCCAGACGGAAAGCAGATCATCCGTGAGGTTGTGCAGCACCCCGGGGCCGTAGCGATCATTCCGATTGACCGTGAAGACAACGTGCTCCTTGTACGCCAGTACAGGTACCCAGCCGGACAGTCTCTGCTCGAGCTCCCGGCAGGTGTGATCGAGGAAGGGGAGTCGCCAGACGACACGGCGCAGCGTGAGCTGCAGGAGGAGATAGGGTACGCCACCAGGGACCTCCGAGCCCTGGGCGGCGTCTACTCTTCCCCCGGGTTCTGCACCGAGTTCCTCTACCTGTACATTGCTCGCGACCTCGTGCCAAGCCAACTCCCTGCCGACGATGACGAAGACATCAACGTCGAGACGATTCCAATGTCCAGGGTCGACCGGCTGATCAGGCTCGGAGAGATACAGGATGCAAAGTCCGTCGCGGGTCTGCTCATGGCCAGGTACCTATTCAAGTAAGCGGGAGAATTATCGATGCCGACGCCTGACATAAGGGACATATTTGCCCAGATTGACGCCATGGAAGACGAGATCGTCCAGCTTCACCGTGACCTCGTCCAGATCCCGTCTGTAAACACGGGCTTCATGCCGACTGGCGACGAGACGCCGGTCTGTGACTACATATGTGACTGGTTAGCCGAGGACGGCATCGACTCTGAGATCCTTGGGCGTGTACCTGAACGAGGCAACATCATCTCCAGGATCGAAGGCACCAACTCACAGGCGCGACTGATGTTCATGTCCCACACGGATGTCGTCCCGGTCGAAGAGGAGGAGAAGTGGACATTCCCTCCATTCAGCGCGACCATTCATGAGGGCCGCATCTACGGCAGGGGAGCGTCCGACTGCAAGGGGCTGCTTGCCGCCCAGCTCATGGCCATGCGCCTTCTGAAGCGCAACGGGGTGCAACTGCGCGACAGCCTCATTCTCTGCTCGGGTGCGGACGAGGAGCACGGCGGTCGGTATGGGTTCGGCTGGCTGGCCGAAAACTACCCTGACAAGATCACCGCTCCCTATGCGGTCAACGAGGGCGGCGGAACGCCCATCGAAGCCGCCGGAGGGCTGACCTACATCCTCGGCGTGGGTGAGAAGGGCAGGCTGCAGGTCGAGTTCGAAGTCAAGGGAGTCAGCGCCCATGCCTCAGTACCGTGGCAGGGCACCAACGCGCTGTACAGGCTGTCCCAGCTTCTCAACCGTATCGAGACCTACGAGCCTGAGCGTGACACGTCGACCAGCCTGTTCGCTCACCTCTCCAACTTCGCCATCGAGCATGCGCCGTCGGCTGAGAATGTCGACGAGATCATCGCCGAGGTGTCCGAGGAGAACCCGCGGTTCGCCTCGATGCTCACTGCGCTGTCTCGCATGACTATAACCCCTACGATGATTAATGGCGGTATAAAGTCGAACAGCGTCCCGGAACAGATCAGCCTGACCTGCGACGTCCGCACGCTTCCGCACCAGGACGACGACTACCTTCGCGCCGAGCTCGACCGGATCAAGGAGGACATCCCAGGAGTGACCTACGAGATCGACTACATGGCCGTCCCCAACTCATCTGAGTTCGAGACCGAGCTCGCCGAGCATATCCAGGCAGCGACCGCGATGGCTCTTGAACGTGACGACATCCAGTGGGTACCTGCGATCAGCACCGGCTTTACGGACTCCCGTTTTACGCGTCCGCTGAATGTGATCACATACGGCTTCTCCGGCTCCCACCCGGACGACGATCCGATGCTATCTCGCGCACACGGCACCGACGAGTCCGTCGGCATCGCCAGCCTGGTCAGCGGCACCAAGATCATGTTCGCCCTCGCCTGCACACTCTGCGGGGCTGAGTAAGGATACAATGGAAACATGATCTCCCGCATCGCCATCAAGAACTTCCGCAGTTTGAGGGACGTTGAGTTGTGTCCGGGGCCGCTGACGGTTCTGATAGGAGCGAACGGCGCGGGCAAGTCAAACATACTGGACGCGCTGAAGTTTCTTAAAGCCATCTACTCTGATCCAGTACAATCTGACGATCTCGCAAAGTCACAACTGGAGGATCGCGGGGGCTTCGGTCAGGTCGTATGGGGAGGTCACACCGATTCACATCTACGTTTCGAGGTCGAGTTCTCTGGTGTCGATAGCAGTCCTGTTCCCGCAGGATTTGCCGTAGAAATCACAGACGGGAGCAGCGGACCGGAGATTCACAACGCGGTCCAGATCATTGACTCGAAACAAGGGGGGGCGTTGATGAGCGGAGTCGAGATGCAGCTCAATGCTCCGTTTAGAGCGATGGCCGACTTGAACAGAGTCCGGTCTTGGCAGTTCTATAACTTCTCCCCCGACTCGATGCGCAAACCGACGAAGGTGAAGCAGGAGAAAGTCCTCAACGAGTCTGGCTCCAACCTGTCAACCGTAATCCACAGCCTGTATTCAGAGGAGCATCCCGATCTTGAAGAGGCCGTTGGTATGCTCAAGGTCATGGTGCCGACCGTGGAGCGGCTTGTCTCGCCCATCTTCGGTGATGGACAGACCTATGTCGCACTGAAGGAGAAGGGTATCGAGAACCGTGTCGGTGCATGGGGCCTGTCGGATGGGACTCTGTTGGCTCTGGCACTGTCGATCGCGCTCGTCGTGCGACCTGAGCCTGAGCTTATCTGCGTGGAGTCACCGGAGACCGGTATTCATCCGCAGATGATGGAAGCAGTAGCTGACATGCTGGAAGTGGCGTCACGAGATACCCAGGTGATAGTCACTACCCAGTCTCCCTATCTCCTCGAGTGGCTGCCATACGACAGTTTCGTTGTGGTAGAAAAGGAGGATGGTGAGACGAGACTCAACCCTCTTAGACTCAGGGACGGTATTCAAGAGACTATCAAAGCGTTAGGGGCACGTGACGCTTGGTATTCCGGTTATCTTGGCGGCGAGCCGTGAGTCTCGGTCTATACGTCGAAGGACGTAGTGATAAAGACACAATCCCAATCCTCATCAGAAAGCTCGGATATAGGTCGAGAGTCATAACAAAGGACCTCGGCGGCCAGTCTGAACTGTTGGTTGTCGATAAGATGGCTCGTCACCTGGCAGAGCTACTTCGAGAACATAGCGATGTTGAGTTGGTGCTCATCTGCTGCGACGCATTAGAGGGAGTTGGCCCTAGCACAACGGAAAGGCGCTTAAGCTCTCTTGAGCGGCGACTGAACCTGGATTTCCCCATTCCAGTCAGATATGCGGTAGTCGATCACGCTCTGGAAGGTTGGCTTGGATGTGATGAGGAGGCGCTTCGGGCTGTTCTGGGTGGTCCGCGTGCTCGAATCAACATACGCGCTAATCCAGAACATCACCCTACGCCGACCGACTTGCTGGAGCGGGTGTTCCGAGATAACGGGCGCAGGTTTAGAAAGACGCGCGATAACAGTAGAATCGCCGAACGCGTTAGCCCCGAACGTATCGCCGCGCAGAGTCCGACGTTCAGGAGGTTCGCTGAAATCCTTGGTCATCCAGTTTTGGGTTGACATACTTGGACGTTTTTGAAGATTAGTAGTGCGGATCCAATATGGACAAACCGAAGACCATATACCTGGCCAATCCTTATGGCTTCTCGGCACAGCAGAAGGAGAAGCTGCTTCCAGACATCATTGCAGCTATTGAATCTCTGGGGCTGGAGGTCTGGGAGCCCTTCTCGCGTAACAACCAGGTGTACTTCTCAGTACCCGGCTGGGCGTATCAGATAGGGCAGGCCGATTACAGGGATGTGCGGGACTCCGATGCGATCTTCGCTGTCGTCAATGCGGTACCACCCGACGAAGGCGTCATGGTCGAGCTTGGAATGGCCATAGCGCTGGGAAAGCCGACGTTCCTCTTCAGAGACGACTTCCGTCGCGTGACCGACAGCGAGGAGTATCCACTGAACCTGATGCTCTTCACCGGCCTGCCGGAGAAGAATTGGCAGGACTTCTATTACACGTCCATCGAAGAGATTGGCGATCCTGACAAAGCGCTCGCGAGGTGGGCAGCCGGACTTCAGTAGCCCCCTTTCAGTAGCCCCCTTAAGGTGACGCTTTCGTTACCCCCTCTCCCTCAGGGCTGAGAGGGGTAGGTAAACTGGCAATTCGTTCGTCCTGAGCTTGTCGAAGGACATCCCATTCCCCTGGATTCCGGCCTCCGCCGGAATGACGATCTGCGAATACCTACCCCTGTAAGCTCCCTAAGGGTGAGGGTGAATAGGTTAAGTCCCAAGCTACCTTGCGCCAGCCCATCCCCTCTGGATTCCGGCCTCCGCCGGAATGACGAGCCGAATTTAGAGATGGTCTCCCTAAGCTGGCGGCTCTGCCTCGATCAGGGACTTCAGCACCGGGATGACGTCAGAAGCAACTCGGCTGCATTCCTCGACATGCGGAAATCCTGACAGGATGAACTCATCTATCCCGAGTCTCCAGTAGCCCAGCAACTCGTTTGCCACCTGTTCAGGGTCGCCCACTATAGCCGTGCCGCAGTTGACCCTCACCGTGGAGATGCCGTTCCATAAGTGGGCTCCGACCCTGTGGTCTTCGACGACCCTGGCCTGTGCGCGCTGACCGACCATGGCGGTTCCGGCGAACGCAGAGCTTCGCTGCTCCCTGACCGCAGACGCTGCCTGGGACAGCAGCTCCACGCCTCTGCCTCAGTATCCCTAACGACAAGGTGCGTACGCATACCGAAGCTGCCTGTTCGCCCTGACTCAGCGAACTTAACCCTCGCACGGTCGAAGAATGGTCCCAGTACGTCCTGGGGAAGAATCCAGGCGAGGTAGACGTCCGATTGTCTTCCTGCAAGACCAAGCGCCGCGTCGGATGCTCCGCCGAGATAGAACTTCGGCCCATCGCCGACTGGACCCGGAGAGCAGAAGGCTCCATTCAACCTGACGTGTTCGCCTTCAAACGACTTGGGCTCCGGAGACTCCCAGAGTGTGCGACAGGCGGCAATGAACTCCTCCGCGCGAGCGTATCGGTGTTCATGGTCGCTCTCCTCGCCAAGGCGCTCGAAGTCGCCCTGGATTCCACCAGGGACTATGTTGATGTCGATGCGACCCCCGCTGATCTGGTCGAGAGTAGCCGCCATCTGCGCGAAAAGACCAGGCGAGATGAACCCCGGCCGCAGCGCGATCAGGAATCTTATTCTGCTCGTGACCGCTGCCAGCGCGGTTGCCATGGTCCAGGTCTCAGCCAGGGGCTCGCCTTCATCGAACAGACCGTTGGCGAATCTCGTAGGTATGAGCAGTGAGTAGTAACCTTCGTCCTCGGCTGTCTGGACCACATCACGCAGGTAATCAAACGTGGGAGGTCGCTCGGCCTGAACGGTGCCGATGTGTGCACCGTCGCCATCTATCGGAATGAACCACGAAAACTTGGCTTCAGGACGGGTCTCAGTCACTCGTCTCTCCTCATAGTCTGTCGGTCTAGTCCCACACCCGGCCGAACCGCTCTACCAGGTCCCAGGCCAGCTCCGCACCCAGTCCTAGCGTGTCTGTAAGATACAGGTGTCCGTCTTCAACACGCTCGCGCGGTGTGAGCAGGTCGGCTCGCCAGTCGGTCTCGTATACGGCGTGCTCGAGTGGCATCGAATTAGGAACGGCCGCGGTCGCGTGGCCGCTCGCCAACAGCGAAACCGGCCCGGACGGACTGTGCATCGAGAACCCTTTACCCTTCGCACCTGTCGAACGACCTATGGTCACAGCCTCAGCAGCCCCGCCGCAGTATTTGACATCAGGCATGACTATCGAAACCGCGTTGGAGTCCAGAATACTGTCGAAGAAATCGACACCGTAGCCGGACTCGCCTCCCGCCACAGGCATCGGCGCCCATCGCGCGATGGCGGCAAGGTCTTCGGGGTCAGACGTCGGCTGAACGGGTTCCTCGAACCAGCCCACGTTGAGCTTTGCAAGCTCCTCCACTACCAGCGGGGCAGTATCTCGCTCAAATCTGCTGTGACAGTCGACCAACACAGTCGCATCGACGCCCACAGCCTCCCGGACTGCGCGGACCCTTGCCAGACCGGCGCCTGCTTCGTCCAGGATTCGGTCAGGAGACGATGGCGGACTGACCTCGTCGAAGGGCGCACACTTGAAGACCCTGAATCCTGCGCTCGCCGCCCTCTCCGCCATCCGTCCGAAGTCGGCTGGTGTCCGGTCGGTTGCGAACAGCGATCTGTTGATGTTCGCGTAGAGTTGGACTTTCTCAGTAGCCTTCGCTCCCAGGTACTCGCCCAGGCTGACACCCGATCGCATCGCACACAGCTGCGCTACTGCGGTCCGCAGTCCGCTAACTGCCGTTCCCGAGGTTTGGTCGCGACGCAATGCGTCTGAAGTCAGTCCAAGAAGCGCCTCTAATTCCGACTCGTCTGACACCTCTTCATCGCTCAGCACCGAGGCCATGCCTTTCAGCGCCTCCGCAACCTGCCGGGAGCCGATCTCAGCAGTGGTCGAGTTTCCCTCGCCATCCGATAGCACTGCGAACACCCAGGTCGTGTTGGCCGTAACGGTAACTGATGCGAATTTCTCGAGGGTTAGGTTCATGGCTCCCCAGGGGGCTAGCCCTGCTGTACTTCTGCAAGCAGCTTCAGCGTTCGTGCGTCAGTGTCTGGATCATCGCCTGCTGGAACGGGTGTGAGCAGCACTTCGGACGCTCCCCAATCGAATAT
It contains:
- a CDS encoding 3-deoxy-7-phosphoheptulonate synthase, which encodes MQESPTRDVNVVSTDQLISPVDLVKELPVSPAAEQTVLEGREQIRAILRGDDSRMMMVVGPCSIHDEVAAVEYAGRLLKLREELADRLLIVMRVYFEKPRTTVGWKGLIYDPHLNDTFDIDEGLRTARRMMHSITEMGVYTGTEFLDPIVPQYLADLVCWSTIGARTTESQTHRQMASGLSMPVGFKNGTDGSAQVAVDAMISAKSSHAFLGIDHDGQTAVVHTRGNPDGHLVLRGGREGPNFGAESIADAHRLLSSAQVRSELLVDCSHGNSNKDHERQQIAFKDVVGQRASGNDAIIGCMLESNLNPGAQKLNGDRDSLQYGVSVTDACIGWDETEELLRWAHDQADARVPVTAD
- a CDS encoding NUDIX hydrolase, translated to MVQQPQPINQETVFSGRIIEARVDTVLMPDGKQIIREVVQHPGAVAIIPIDREDNVLLVRQYRYPAGQSLLELPAGVIEEGESPDDTAQRELQEEIGYATRDLRALGGVYSSPGFCTEFLYLYIARDLVPSQLPADDDEDINVETIPMSRVDRLIRLGEIQDAKSVAGLLMARYLFK
- a CDS encoding mandelate racemase/muconate lactonizing enzyme family protein, which encodes MNLTLEKFASVTVTANTTWVFAVLSDGEGNSTTAEIGSRQVAEALKGMASVLSDEEVSDESELEALLGLTSDALRRDQTSGTAVSGLRTAVAQLCAMRSGVSLGEYLGAKATEKVQLYANINRSLFATDRTPADFGRMAERAASAGFRVFKCAPFDEVSPPSSPDRILDEAGAGLARVRAVREAVGVDATVLVDCHSRFERDTAPLVVEELAKLNVGWFEEPVQPTSDPEDLAAIARWAPMPVAGGESGYGVDFFDSILDSNAVSIVMPDVKYCGGAAEAVTIGRSTGAKGKGFSMHSPSGPVSLLASGHATAAVPNSMPLEHAVYETDWRADLLTPRERVEDGHLYLTDTLGLGAELAWDLVERFGRVWD
- a CDS encoding M20/M25/M40 family metallo-hydrolase, with protein sequence MPTPDIRDIFAQIDAMEDEIVQLHRDLVQIPSVNTGFMPTGDETPVCDYICDWLAEDGIDSEILGRVPERGNIISRIEGTNSQARLMFMSHTDVVPVEEEEKWTFPPFSATIHEGRIYGRGASDCKGLLAAQLMAMRLLKRNGVQLRDSLILCSGADEEHGGRYGFGWLAENYPDKITAPYAVNEGGGTPIEAAGGLTYILGVGEKGRLQVEFEVKGVSAHASVPWQGTNALYRLSQLLNRIETYEPERDTSTSLFAHLSNFAIEHAPSAENVDEIIAEVSEENPRFASMLTALSRMTITPTMINGGIKSNSVPEQISLTCDVRTLPHQDDDYLRAELDRIKEDIPGVTYEIDYMAVPNSSEFETELAEHIQAATAMALERDDIQWVPAISTGFTDSRFTRPLNVITYGFSGSHPDDDPMLSRAHGTDESVGIASLVSGTKIMFALACTLCGAE
- a CDS encoding NAD(+)/NADH kinase — encoded protein: MPLIGFVYNALVAEAPCLIDSLIASLDLRAQSWVSSAFEVGERSDLLPETSLVVVAGGDGTILRTVHAIAEHSVPIVGVNMGRVGFMSELRVEDAAERLPAYLNGDIRVERRMMLRATVTDDSGQLHLLADALNDVVIGRGGVARLLDIETVVDRQFLTSYRADAVILSTPTGSTGYALSAGGPIFFPEAEMMMLQPVAPHTGLRDGLVLPHDTEVTLSATDGQHASLSVDGMEDVELLPDFKVTIRRSPYTARFLRSQPRTAFYNQLTRRLGLVYNLTSPH
- a CDS encoding LLM class flavin-dependent oxidoreductase, with protein sequence MTETRPEAKFSWFIPIDGDGAHIGTVQAERPPTFDYLRDVVQTAEDEGYYSLLIPTRFANGLFDEGEPLAETWTMATALAAVTSRIRFLIALRPGFISPGLFAQMAATLDQISGGRIDINIVPGGIQGDFERLGEESDHEHRYARAEEFIAACRTLWESPEPKSFEGEHVRLNGAFCSPGPVGDGPKFYLGGASDAALGLAGRQSDVYLAWILPQDVLGPFFDRARVKFAESGRTGSFGMRTHLVVRDTEAEAWSCCPRQRLRSGSSEALRSPEPPWSVSAHRPGSSKTTGSEPTYGTASPR
- a CDS encoding nucleoside 2-deoxyribosyltransferase: MDKPKTIYLANPYGFSAQQKEKLLPDIIAAIESLGLEVWEPFSRNNQVYFSVPGWAYQIGQADYRDVRDSDAIFAVVNAVPPDEGVMVELGMAIALGKPTFLFRDDFRRVTDSEEYPLNLMLFTGLPEKNWQDFYYTSIEEIGDPDKALARWAAGLQ
- a CDS encoding DUF4276 family protein: MSLGLYVEGRSDKDTIPILIRKLGYRSRVITKDLGGQSELLVVDKMARHLAELLREHSDVELVLICCDALEGVGPSTTERRLSSLERRLNLDFPIPVRYAVVDHALEGWLGCDEEALRAVLGGPRARINIRANPEHHPTPTDLLERVFRDNGRRFRKTRDNSRIAERVSPERIAAQSPTFRRFAEILGHPVLG
- a CDS encoding AAA family ATPase, whose product is MISRIAIKNFRSLRDVELCPGPLTVLIGANGAGKSNILDALKFLKAIYSDPVQSDDLAKSQLEDRGGFGQVVWGGHTDSHLRFEVEFSGVDSSPVPAGFAVEITDGSSGPEIHNAVQIIDSKQGGALMSGVEMQLNAPFRAMADLNRVRSWQFYNFSPDSMRKPTKVKQEKVLNESGSNLSTVIHSLYSEEHPDLEEAVGMLKVMVPTVERLVSPIFGDGQTYVALKEKGIENRVGAWGLSDGTLLALALSIALVVRPEPELICVESPETGIHPQMMEAVADMLEVASRDTQVIVTTQSPYLLEWLPYDSFVVVEKEDGETRLNPLRLRDGIQETIKALGARDAWYSGYLGGEP